A genome region from Triticum aestivum cultivar Chinese Spring chromosome 2B, IWGSC CS RefSeq v2.1, whole genome shotgun sequence includes the following:
- the LOC123039391 gene encoding uncharacterized protein, protein MADRAGVLAARPGGADVLARPPLARRLEVRAHPPLHRGQGVGQRRHVRPICGPLAPPQDRLDSCGAGRRDICYGCYYYYGDPGHGPHYDRNDCIFLKGLSEATDLELSADSVVTVLNRDLKWCPTFTKLKTLLLNDWCLAADHNALICFLQHSPILEKLTLQLSEGPSYVTEAEGIYKPLGQSVASNCLKIVEIECANVDKKVSILFALVSAKTRGTNDVIPADGKKLPTFSRRPTPPEERSCSWSFTRPLLLLTIVPKPCPFCTPYHSSAKQFPVARELCGELF, encoded by the exons ATGGCGGACCGTGCCGGCGTGCTCGCGGCCCGTCCTG GTGGTGCGGACGTGCTTGCTCGCCCGCCACTGGCGCGGCGTCTGGAGGTCCGTGCCCACCCTCCGCTTCACCGGGGCCAAGGGGTGGGGCAGCGCCGACATGTTCGCCCAATTTGTGGACCACTTGCTCCACCTCAG GATCGGCTTGATAGTTGTGGTGCTGGGAGAAGAGATATTTGTTATGgttgttattattattatggagATCCTGGACATGGGCCTCATTATGACCGCAACGACTGCATCTTTCTCAAAGGTTTATCAGAAGCCACAGACTTGGAGTTGTCAGCTGATTCTGTTGTG ACTGTTCTCAACAGGGATTTGAAGTGGTGCCCTACATTTACCAAGTTAAAGACTTTGCTACTAAATGATTGGTGTTTGGCTGCTGACCACAATGCACTAATTTGCTTTCTCCAACACTCACCAATTTTGGAGAAGCTTACCCTTCAACTTTCTGAG ggaCCTTCATATGTAACTGAAGCAGAAGGAATATACAAACCATTGGGACAGTCAGTTGCATCCAACTGTCTTAAGATTGTTGAAATCGAATGTGCAAATGTTGATAAAAAG GTTTCAATTTTGTTTGCACTGGTTTCAGCTAAAACTAGAG GTACAAATGACGTCATACCGGCTGACGGCAAGAAGCTACCCACGTTCTCAAGGCGGCCAACTCCACCGGAGGAGAGGAGCTGCTCATGGTCGTTCACAAGGCCCTTGTTGCTGCTCACCATCGTCCCAAAGCCCTGTCCCTTTTGTACTCCATACCACTCCTCTGCTAAACAATTTCCCGTGGCTCGTGAACTTTGTGGAGAGTTATTCTAA